In a single window of the Manis pentadactyla isolate mManPen7 chromosome 14, mManPen7.hap1, whole genome shotgun sequence genome:
- the C14H12orf71 gene encoding LOW QUALITY PROTEIN: uncharacterized protein C12orf71 homolog (The sequence of the model RefSeq protein was modified relative to this genomic sequence to represent the inferred CDS: inserted 1 base in 1 codon) → MDHSPSGSGCTGTEDSSSVPNLSPSVSYFPRKDTSSEHTLPCEGASPAGPSVLSAPPIQGRQHTERLGRLLGRRDQIQDDPEQLCKWSIPLAWDADVDSCSSDWRANWDLSGDKQWADKNPEEKTQPTLSKLDGLVQKPEELLENQKDDDDDDSVFPEPAPEEDFRLAATSPLDTAQVSHHKHDSRQDLPKFNPANSEDVLWFSQIPXRLQEHELAEVSGHQGACLGRWKARHLVTKDKHYRDALSLHRSAGGTHSLNCLNFRWVFRQLRQQVLSSLLGRGHPEMTTESTHQRHKGKDSQRRESDLKTPFK, encoded by the exons ATGGACCACTCACCCTCTGGCAGCGGCTGTACGGGCACGGAGGACTCCAGCTCTGTACCAAACCTGAGCCCCTCCGTGAGCTATTTCCCCCGCAAGGACACCTCCTCTGAGCACACACTTCCCTGTGAAGGGGCGTCTCCTGCGGGTCCTTCAGTCCTCTCTGCCCCTCCTATCCAAGGAAGACAGCACACTGAAAGGTTAGGGAGACTCCTGGGCAGACGAGACCAAATTCAGGATGACCCAGAGCAGCTTTGCAAATGGAGCATCCCCCTGGCCTGGGATGCGGACGTGGACTCCTGCAGTTCAGACTGGAGAGCTAACTGGGACCTCAGCGGGGACAAGCAGTGGGCAGACAAGAACCCTGAAGAGAAGACACAACCGACTCTCAGCAAACTGGATGGTCTTGTGCAAAAGCCTGAGGAACTTCTAGAAAACCAAAAAGATGATGATGACGATGACTCTGTGTTCCCTGAACCTGCTCCGGAGGAAGATTTCCGGTTGGCTGCCACCTCCCCGCTAGATACAGCTCAGGTCAGTCACCACAAACATGATTCTCGTCAAGACCTGCCCAAGTTCAACCCGGCAAACAGTGAAGATGTCCTCTGGTTTTCACAGATCC GAAGGCTTCAGGAGCATGAACTTGCTGAGGTGAGCGGGCACCAAGGTGCCTG TCTTGGCAGATGGAAAGCCAGGCACCTGGTCACCAAGGACAAGCACTATAGGGATGCCCTCAGCCTCCACAGGTCCGCCGGAGGAACACACAGCCTCAACTGTCTGAACTTCAGGTGGGTCTTCCGCCAGCTGAGGCAGCAAGTGCTCTCCTCGCTTTTGGGGAGAGGGCACCCTGAGATGACCACTGAGAGCACCCATCAGCGGCATAAAGGAAAGGACTCCCAAAGAAGAGAATCTGACCTCAAGACTCCCTTCAAGTAG